One region of Alosa sapidissima isolate fAloSap1 chromosome 1, fAloSap1.pri, whole genome shotgun sequence genomic DNA includes:
- the sntg1 gene encoding gamma-1-syntrophin codes for MDFKTSNEETKTGIYLLQDGNEEPFNVRLHLAKDILTIQEQDVICVSGEPFYSSERTVTIRRQTIGGFGLSIKGGAEHKIPVVISKISKEQKAELSGLLFIGDGILQINGINVRSYRHEEVVQVLRNAGEEVTLTVSFLKRTPAFLKLPLCEDCTCVPSDQSSGTSSPLCDSGLHLNYHPNNTDTLSCSSWPTSPGLRWEKRWVDLRLIPLLHSRLSHYLPGSDVCRQNAFQVIAVDGVCSGVIQCPTAEECLEWLQAVATNISALTKHNVKKINRNFPVNQQIIYMGWVEEKEQDLVQDRMYTPKFLALRGSSLFKFSAPPVTTWDWTRAEKSFTIYEIMCKILKDGDLVDQRRHCFCLQVDTGEDTFFSVELECELLVWEKAFQMTTYLEVERIQCKTYACIMESHLMGLTIDFTMGFVCFDAASKAVLWRYKFSQLKGSSDDGKSKIKFLFQNQDTKLIEAKELEFSNLFAVLHCIHAFFAAKVACLDPMFVGSQNAGAAAANTITSVCSTMPASKIKYTT; via the exons ACGAAGACTGGGATTTATTTGCTTCAAGATGGCAACGAAGAACCTTTCAATGTACGCCTGCATCTGGCCAAAGACATTCTGACCATTCAGGAGCAAGatgttatctgtgtgtctggGGAGCCCTTCTATTCCAGT GAAAGAACTGTGACCATCCGCCGTCAGACAATTGGAGGATTTGGCCTGAGCATCAAG GGTGGAGCCGAACACAAAATCCCGGTTGTGATATCAAAAATATCAAAAGAACAAAAGG CTGAACTCTCTGGACTGCTCTTCATCGGAGATGGGATACTTCAG ATTAATGGAATTAACGTGAGAAGCTATCGACATGAGGAGGTG GTGCAGGTGCTGAGGAATGCTGGGGAGGAAGTCACCTTGACCGTCTCTTTCCTCAAGAGGACACCAGCCTTCCTAAAACTCCCCCTCTGCGAAGACTGCACCT GTGTTCCAAGTGACCAGAGTAGCGGCACGTCGTCGCCGCTCTGTGACAGTGGCCTGCACTTGAACTATCATCCCAACAACACG GACACGCTGTCGTGCTCGTCGTGGCCCACCTCCCCTGGCCTGCGGTGGGAGAAGAGATGGGTGGACCTGCGGCTCATCCCCCTCCTCCACTCGCGCCTCTCCCACTACCTGCCAGGCTCGGATGTGTGCAG GCAAAATGCCTTTCAAGTGATTGCCGTGGATGGGGTGTGCAGTGGGGTGATTCAGTGCCCGACTGCTGAGGAGTGCCTCGAATGGCTCCAGGCAGTAGCAACCAATATATCAGCTCTCACAAAGCACAAC GTGAAGAAGATTAACCGAAACTTTCCTGTTAATCAGCAG ATCATTTATATGGGATGGGTGGAGGAAAAAGAACAGGACCTGGTGCAGGACCGAATGTACACGCCAAAGTTCCTTGCCTTGAGGGGCTCCTCACTCTTCAAATTCTCAGCACCGCCC GTGACTACTTGGGACTGGACCAGGGCGGAGAAGAGTTTCACCATCTATGAGATCATGTGCAAAATTCTGAAG GATGGAGACCTTGTGGACCAGCGGCGGCACTGCTTCTGCCTGCAGGTGGACACGGGTGAGGACACCTTCTTTAGCGTGGAGCTGGAGTGCGAGCTGCTCGTCTGGGAGAAGGCCTTCCAGATGACCACCTACCTGGAGGTGGAGAGGATACAG TGCAAAACGTATGCTTGTATAATGGAGAGCCATCTTATGGGACTGACAATAGACTTCACTATGGGATTCGTCTGCTTTGATGCTGCTTCAAAG GCGGTGCTCTGGCGATACAAGTTCTCCCAGCTGAAAGGGTCCTCTGACGACGGAAAGAGCAAAATCAAATTTCTGTTCCAAAATCAGGACACCAAACTCATCGAAGCGAAG GAGCTGGAGTTCTCCAACCTCTTCGCCGTGCTGCACTGCATCCACGCGTTCTTTGCCGCTAAGGTGGCCTGCCTGGACCCCATGTTTGTGGGGAGTCAGAACGCCGGCGCCGCTGCCGCCAACACCATCACCTCGGTGTGCTCGACCATGCCGGCCTCCAAAATCAAATACACAACCTGA